A single Nicotiana tabacum cultivar K326 chromosome 5, ASM71507v2, whole genome shotgun sequence DNA region contains:
- the LOC107801881 gene encoding ATP-dependent Clp protease proteolytic subunit 6, chloroplastic-like, translated as MVTSSITGTSIFPVSFRQQTSSSSLFSSRSLRKQIISVLRSPYSDSSAIGFSNKTLRTPLKLNDHEPSGLTNSSYGVIEAKKGNPPIMPAVITPGGPLDLSTVLFRNRIIFIGQPINSAVAQRVISQLVTLATIDENADILIYLNCPGGSTYSVLAIYDCMSWIKPKVGTVCFGVAASQGALLLAGGEKGMRYAMPNARIMIHQPQSGCGGHVEDVRRQVNEAVQSRHKIDKMYVAFTGQSIEKVQQYTERDRFLSVSEAMEFGLIDGVLETEY; from the exons ATGGTAACGTCTTCCATCACCGGAACGTCAATTTTTCCAGTCTCTTTCCGGCAGCAAACGTCTTCTTCGTCTCTGTTTTCATCTAG AAGCTTAAGGAAGCAGATAATTTCTGTTCTCCGAAGTCCGTATTCTGATTCATCAGCTATTG GATTTTCTAACAAGACTCTGAGAACCCCGTTAAAGCTCAATGATCACGAACCCAGTGGTCTTACCAATTCAAG CTATGGTGTTATTGAAGCAAAAAAGGGGAATCCACCCATCATGCCTGCCGTGATAACACCAGGGGGCCCTTTGGATCTCTCTACTGTGTTATTCAGGAATCGAATTATCTTCATTGGACAACCAATCAACTCCGCAGTTGCTCAGAGAGTTATATCACAACTTGTGACCCTCGCAACTATCGATGAAAATGCAGATATTTTG ATCTATCTTAACTGTCCTGGTGGAAGTACCTACTCTGTCTTGGCAATATATGACTGCATGTCATGG ATAAAGCCTAAGGTTGGTACAGTATGTTTTGGAGTAGCTGCAAGCCAAGGAGCACTTCTTCTTGCCGGTGGAGAAAAGGGCATGAGGTACGCAATGCCAAATGCACGTATAATGATTCATCAACCTCAAAGTGGTTGTGGA GGTCATGTGGAGGATGTGCGGCGCCAAGTGAATGAAGCGGTTCAATCTCGCCAT AAAATCGACAAGATGTATGTTGCCTTTACTGGCCAATCAATTGAGAAGGTGCAACAGTACACTGAAAGGGATCGTTTTTTGTCTGTCTCTGAG GCCATGGAGTTTGGTCTCATAGATGGGGTGCTAGAAACAGAATACTAG
- the LOC107801876 gene encoding HVA22-like protein k, whose protein sequence is MDPEVGLRLLLSPLGSNIVVRTACCSVGVVLPVYSTFKAIEGRDENEQKKWLLYWAAYGSFSIVELLTDKILYWFPLYYHMKFAFLVWLQLPTTDGARQLYMNHLRPFLLKHQARLDQVVGFFYAQMSKFVSLHQAEIQFVRALLMKTFVSANQFASDFIRPERRNVSSAIEGPRQQVDTSDSEDEE, encoded by the exons ATGGATCCCGAG GTTGGATTGAGACTGCTTCTTTCTCCACTGGGTTCTAATATAGTTGTGCGGACAGCATG CTGTTCTGTGGGggttgttttacctgtttattccaCATTTAAGGCAATTGAGGGAAGAGATGAAAATGAGCAGAAAAAGTGGCTTCTGTATTGGGCAG CTTATGGGTCTTTCagtattgttgagttattgactGATAAGATTCTCTACTG GTTTCCATTGTATTACCACATGAAGTTTGCATTTCTTGTTTGGCTTCAACTCCCTACTACTGAT GGGGCAAGGCAACTTTATATGAATCATCTTCGTCCTTTCCTCTTGAAGCATCAGGCCAGACTGGACCAAGTAGTTGGATTTTTTTATGCTCAAATG TCCAAGTTTGTTAGCTTGCATCAAGCTGAAATACAGTTCGTGAGGGCACTTCTGATGAAGACCTTCGTATCAG CAAACCAGTTTGCTTCAGATTTTATTCGCCCTGAGCGAAGGAATGTGAGCAGTGCAATTGAAGGTCCAAGACAGCAAGTTGACACTTCTGATTCTGAAGATGAAGAGTGA
- the LOC107801886 gene encoding uncharacterized protein LOC107801886: MDHQTGESVDAMYSADMNCEHGDFECNICFEIAQDPIVTLCGHLYCWPCLCEWLQVHSHSHECPVCKALIEEQKLVPIYGRGKASSDPRSRVRPRTNIPNRPVFGPRPQTAPPLDMNYFQHDELDPMGGFMPMASAWFGNLTLSSLFGAIPAFFNFHVQGFHDATVYGATTGVPYLFSSSVHGGYAHGFHHSTHVDGTKFLIKMFLLIIGFLLVVSLIL, from the coding sequence ATGGATCACCAAACTGGTGAATCAGTGGATGCTATGTATTCAGCTGATATGAATTGTGAGCATGGCGATTTTGAATGCAATATCTGCTTTGAAATAGCTCAAGATCCTATTGTGACTCTTTGCGGCCACCTTTATTGTTGGCCTTGTCTTTGTGAATGGTTGCAAGTTCATTCACATTCTCACGAATGCCCTGTTTGTAAGGCTCTCATAGAAGAGCAGAAGTTGGTTCCAATATATGGCCGAGGTAAGGCAAGCTCTGACCCAAGGTCACGTGTACGTCCTAGGACGAACATCCCTAACCGTCCAGTATTCGGGCCAAGACCACAAACAGCTCCACCACTAGATATGAACTATTTCCAGCATGACGAGTTAGATCCGATGGGGGGATTCATGCCAATGGCAAGTGCGTGGTTTGGGAATTTGACATTATCTTCTTTATTTGGAGCTATTCCGGCTTTTTTTAACTTTCATGTGCAAGGATTTCATGATGCTACTGTATACGGTGCAACTACAGGAGTTCCATACCTGTTTTCGAGTTCAGTTCATGGGGGTTATGCTCATGGTTTTCATCATTCAACTCATGTAGATGGGACAAAGTTCTTAATCAAGATGTTTCTCTTGATTATCGGTTTCCTCTTAgttgtttctttaattttgtAG
- the LOC107801882 gene encoding cytochrome c biogenesis protein CCS1, chloroplastic: METLKISTKPTMSHIQNQIHPLNLKPYPLIHNSRILGVYNNKGGRTFSFTLTCKLKVKTVKGTKTNNEKSVSGQITVPDSDSAPPIIEAEEGSIGNGEKKMEQKNSVSGSGLFKKLPRKVLGILSNLPLAIAEMFAVAGLMALGTFIDQGEAPDYYFQKFPDDHPFLGFFSWRWVLTLGFDHMFSSPVFLGTLTLLGASLMACTYTTQIPLVKVARRWSFLNSAETIRKQEYADTLPRASVKDLGVILMGDGFEVFSKGPALYAFKGLAGRFAPIGVHLSLLLVMSGGTLSATGSFRGAVTVPQGLNFVAGDVLSPSGFLSTPSDAFSTEIHVNRFSMDYYDSGEVSQFHTDLSLYDLNGKEVMRKTISVNDPLRYGGITIYQTDWSISALQVLKDGEGPFNLAMAPLQMNGGDKKLFGTFLPVEDGDSPNVKGISMLARDLQSVILYDKQGKFAGVRRPNSKLPIEIDGTKIVIVDAIGSSGLDLKTDPGVPVVYAGFGALMLTTCISYLSHTQLWALQDGTSVVVGGKTNRAKGEFPDAINRLLDQVPELVETSSPKESDSLVASKLELERTGLDV; encoded by the exons ATGGAGACTCTAAAGATTTCAACTAAACCAACAATGTCACATATACAAAACCAAATTCATCCCTTGAATCTCAAACCCTATCCCCTTATCCACAATTCTCGAATTCTTGGTGTGTACAACAACAAAGGTGGCCGCACTTTTTCCTTTACTCTTACATGTAAGCTCAAAGTCAAAACAGTTAAAGGAACTaaaaccaacaatgaaaaaagCGTTTCTGGTCAGATTACAGTGCCTGATTCTGATAGTGCGCCGCCAATTATTGAAGCAGAAGAAGGGTCTATAGGAAATGGTGAAAAGAAAATGGAGCAGAAAAATAGTGTTTCTGGTTCAGGACTGTTCAAGAAATTGCCTAGAAAAGTTTTGGGAATTTTGTCCAATTTGCCTTTGGCTATTGCTGAGATGTTTGCTGTTGCTGGGTTAATGGCCTTAG GAACGTTCATTGACCAAGGCGAGGCACCTGATTACTACTTTCAAAAGTTTCCCGACGATCATCCTTTCCTGGGTTTTTTCTCTTGGAGATGGGTTCTCACCCTCGGCTTTGATCATATGTTCTCATCACCGGTATTCTTAGGAACATTGACTCTACTGGGAGCATCATTGATGGCTTGCACATACACAACACAGATTCCCCTAGTGAAGGTAGCAAGAAG ATGGTCTTTCTTAAACTCAGCAGAGACAATCCGTAAGCAAGAATATGCAGACACTCTGCCTAGGGCATCAGTTAAAGACTTGGGTGTTATACTGATGGGAGATGGATTTGAG GTATTCTCGAAAGGGCCAGCTCTGTATGCATTTAAAGGGTTGGCAGGTAGATTCGCTCCAATTGGCGTCCATTTATCACTGCTGCTTGTAATGTCTGGAGGAACACTTAGTGCAACCGGGAGCTTTCGAGGGGCTGTAACTGTTCCACAAGGTTTAAATTTTGTCGCGGGTGATGTACTTTCACCATCTGGGTTTCTATCCACTCCTTCCGATGCTTTCAGTACAGAGATTCATGTCAATCGATTCTCCATGGACTACTATGACAGTGGGGAG GTCTCACAGTTCCATACTGATCTTTCACTATATGACCTTAATGGAAAGGAAGTAATGAGGAAGACTATAAGTGTCAATGATCCCTTAAGGTACGGGGGAATCACTATATACCAAACAGATTGGAGTATATCAGCGCTACAAGTACTGAAGGATGGTGAAGGTCCTTTTAATTTGGCTATGGCACCACTGCAAATGAATGGGGGTGACAAGAAGCTCTTTGGTACTTTCCTACCAGTCGAAGATGGTGATTCGCCCAATGTTAAGGGAAT ATCAATGCTAGCACGTGATTTGCAGTCAGTTATTCTTTATGATAAACAAGGAAAATTTGCGGGAGTCAGACGACCTAATTCCAAGCTTCCAATTGAGATTGACGGAACaaaaattgttattgttgatgcgATTGGCAGTAGTGGCCTTGATCTAAAG ACTGATCCAGGAGTACCTGTTGTCTATGCTGGTTTCGGTGCTCTAATGCTTACAACTTGCATCAGTTATTTATCTCATACACAG CTATGGGCCTTACAAGATGGAACATCGGTGGTGGTTGGGGGTAAGACCAACCGGGCCAAGGGTGAGTTTCCTGATGCAATCAATCGTTTGCTCGATCAAGTCCCTGAATTAGTGGAAACATCTTCTCCCAAGGAATCTGACAGTCTCGTGGCTTCTAAGTTGGAGTTGGAACGAACGGGACTTGATGTTTAA